The following DNA comes from Brachyhypopomus gauderio isolate BG-103 unplaced genomic scaffold, BGAUD_0.2 sc57, whole genome shotgun sequence.
TATTACTTGCATATAATAGAATGTCAAtttatttgacttttatttagCTTTACTCTGCACTCTGTCACCTTACAGCTTGTATGGCACATTTTCTTATTGTGAAACTAATTCTGCTACATGCCATTTCTTTTAACTCTCTTCACTGTCGCCCTGATCATGAGTGGTGTTTGTTCATAGTTCATTTACTGTTAGCAACCTTGTAAATTTGCAGATTTTGTCATATATTTTGTCGTCAGTTTCTCTGCTGCGTCAGAAGTTGTCTAACATTTCGTTAAATGTGAGTATAATGACAATGAAAGGCTTTATTTATCTTCTGTCTTATGTTCAGAGCTTAAGTTCTAGTAGATGGTGTATTATGTATGATCATCTACGCAGCCACAGCAGACATGGGTTTACTGGAGCAATGCGAGGAGCTCTTCAAGAACTCAAACCTTTACGAGGTACTTGGAGTCACAAAAGGGGCGTCAGACGCGGAGGTGCGACGCGGATACTATAAACTGTCCCTGCAGGTGCATCCCGACAGAGCCCAAGGCGACGACCAAGCTACCACCAAGTTTCAGGTAGCTTAAtacttttttccccccaaatcTTTCAAATGTTTTAGTTGTACTTGTTCTGATCTCAGTTATTTTGCTGGTGCTAACAGGTACTGGGAAAGGTCTACGCTGTACTGAGCGACAAGGAGCAAAGGTTGGTGTATGATGAGCAGGGTGTGGTGGATGAAGAGACTGACTGTCTCAGTCAGGACCGGGACTGGGAGGAACACTGGAGAAGGCTCTTTCCCAAGGTGTGATCTTAACATCCAGGGATCAAATTGTGAAGCATGCTCCATTGTAGACATGTGGGGGCACTTAAGGCGTGAGTTGTTGTGTGCTAACTTGAGGGCTGATCTGTGTATTCGACCGTGGCAGATCACGCTACAGGACATCCTGGACTTCGAGAAGCAGTACAAgggctcggaggaggaggaggaggacctgCGGAGGCTGTACACACTACACGAGGGAGACATGGACCGCATCATGGAGGCGGCACTCTGCTGCGGCCACGACGATGAGCCACGCATCCGCCTTGTCCTGCAGCGCGCCGTCGACGCCCAGGAGCTGCCTGCCTACAAGGCCTTCACCCACGAGAGCAACAAGAAGGCGGCCAATCGCAAGAGGAAGGTTTGTGTCTGGTTTTTCACACTTAATTTGAATTAGGGTGCAAGAACTAATACAGCAGTGAGCAAAATGTGCTTTTTACAAAGGGTGTTCATTTTAAGCGTATAAAATCCATATAACGCATGTAATTCACATGTAGCTTATCACCATGTGTGTTCAGGCAGAGAAAGAGCGGCGGGAGGCAGAGGCCTTGCAGAAGGAGATGGGCCTGAATGCCGAAGACAGCCTGGTGGCCATGATCCAGGTGAGCCATACACACCGCACTCCACACTGGGGCCGAGGTGTGGGTGCGTGAGGgaatgtgggggtggggtgagttGGGGGTGCGTGAGGGGACATGGGGTGACATTTGTGAGACCGACGATGGTCTGGCATGACAAACTGGTTTAGGGTCGTCACTTAGGATCTTAGTGTGCATTTACAATTTCTGTCCTTTTTCTGCAGCAGAGGCAGAAGTCCAAAGAGAAGGGGTTCAACTCCTTCATCTCTGATCTGGAGGCCAAATACTGCAAGAAGACCTCCAAGGGAACAAAGGCGAAGAAAAAGTGAACCCTCACCTGCTGAGTTGCACGGTGATTGGTCAGTGTGTGTTACCCTCACCTGCTGAGTTGCACGGTGATTGGTCAGTGTGTGTTACCCTCACCTGCTGAGTTGCACGGTGATTGGTCAGTGTGTGTTACCCTCACCTGCTGAGTTGCACGGTGATTggtcagtgtgtgtttatgtatagtGTTGTTTATACAGAGACTCTACGTATCCCAAGGAAGAGGTCATCTCTGAAAGGGAAACCATTAAATTGTTTACAGTATAACAATTCTGCAAGTTCTGCAACAATAATTTTCCATTGAGGACGAGCTACACACAAGCTTTATATCAGGTAACTTTAAATGTTACTGATAAATTTCGCGAGGCAGGTGTAGCTAATAGTAAAGTGGCTTCTAAACGAACTTCACCTTAAGACGGTAACGTTTCAATTGTTttgtggtgtgtgctgttaaTTTTTACCACCACAAGTGACAAattggggagaggaggaaggtatatgggtgtgtgttttttgattttccactCTAGCACTGAAAGAGATGCTGTCTGAGCCTCTTCTATGACGTGTAGTACGTGTACTGTTGTAGAAAGATCAGAACTGAATAAATGTCACTTTGTAAAAGGTAAGATGTGGAGGAGATTTTGGTAGGGTGCTGGTGTGATGCCCAAAAGAAGCATTTTCTGAAGTTGTAAATTTACCTTGCAAATATGTTTGGAGATGCTTATTTTGTATATGTTAAAGTAATTGTGAACATAAAAGTACTGCAAACATCACTTAGGGTTTGGAAATCTACACAATAAACCTGGCCACAATTCAATCAACATATTGAATTCAAGTTAGCTCAGGTTTGCCTACCTGGCATGGGAATCTTGAAAGAAAAGGTCCATACTGCAGACTGCATTGTGTTCCTTATTGTCTCCATCTCTCATGAGGTCACAGTTCCAACAGTAGGATAATGCCTTTCACCTTCACAACACCCTAGGTCCACTAGCTGTCAGAAATTATGGACATCAGTATCGTATCGTTTAAGTGCAGTGACCAAAACTACAGCACACAGCAGCATGCTGAACCAACAAAGGTCTGTGTCAGCACCAGGGTCACCGAGAGAAAGGTTTAGAGGAGAGAACCAGCAAGATTACAAAAGAGATATGTCTAAGCCCAGGATCCTGTCAAGTGCTTGGTGCAAGTATTGACAAAACTGTCTCAGAAAAACAAGATATCAGAGATATAGACAGGATTAGGAATTTCAACACTAAAAAGCAACAGTTAATCAATATGATTTTGAAGCTTACTTGATAGTATCTTCTGTTTAAAATACACTTCTTCACATATCTTCCCCTTCAGACTATATTTCTAATgtaaatttattttaaaaatgtaaatcaGGTTCCATCATTATGTAACTACCACTGTGTACCTGATGCCTTTATCTGCGTTACTCTGGAAGATGAGTATCAAATCGAAGTATCTCTAGTTCACCTGCTCTCATGTGCAGGTTTACTGTGAAGCTGCGTAGTGTCAGTTCCACACGAAGTCCTGCACTATTCCTGCTTAGCCAATTGATCGTCCGCCCACTCCCGGATGAGCTGATTGGCTATGGCATAAGCAGGCGGGACCCAGAAGCCCGGTGGCTGTGCTTTGGGGTTACGAGGGGGTTTTGTGATGGTCAGCGCCGCACGTATCTCCTCCGCAGTGCACCAGCGGGCATCTTCCAGCTCCACCTTGTCCAGACTCACCTGCTCACAAACACATGAAGACATGAGTCAGAGAAACGTGAGGACTTCAGAGGATGTTAACCTGCCCCGCCCCCAtgtcccacccactcacccgTGTTTTGTGAGGGCTGACTGTAGCGTGACAGGCCACCATGAACGAGCTCTGTGGCAGCGGCCAATGCTGCGACGCTGAGTATCGCAGAGTCTCCGCCTCTAGCCCCACCTCCTCAGCCAGCTCCCTCTGCAAAGCCTCCTCGAGCGTCTCCCCTACGCACACCACCACCGTCACTCCACACCATGAGCGTTATCAAGCAGCACAAATGGATAACTTAGAATGGCTAGCGTGGCTAAAAATCGGTATCGGCCGTGGTGGTGTAGGCCGTGACACGTAACTCACCAATGTCACAGAAGCCAGCCAGCGCGCTGTACATGCCTGGAGGGAAAGAACTCTGCCGAACCAGGAGACATCTGCTCCCATCCGACACCAGAACGATCACCACCGGCGCCATCTGCAGGCCATCAAAACACATCGCAAActcaatacatacatacactggAGCACACACCCATCCTTTATGTTAAATTCCATATGCGTGGTTAAGTGACAAGGCAAATCTTTGGCTTGCTCGACTCCTTTCCTCTCCTCAATCACTCATGAGCATGAGTCAGGAAGAAGTttgaagaaagaagaaaaagtgCACATCCTGCACATTTATCAGTATTACAGTATGTGTGCTCCCTAGGAATCAGACTCATAGCCTTTTTAACGTTACAAGCACCCTGTTCTGTCTGCCCCGCCAGGCTGATCTCATGCGTGGATCTCGCCAACGCTCACCTGGGGGTAGTAGGTGATCCCGCTCCCGGGGCAGACGCGCTGGCTTCCAGACTGGTTGCGAACCGTGGGCTGCCCGGTGGCACTGCAGAAGCCATGTGTCTGGTGCCAGCGCAGGAGAGCCTGGCCCTGGTGACCCAGGCCAGCAGGAAGACAACCGGGCCTTTACAAGTGTATCCGGCCCAGGCTCGTAGCAAGAACGAGCTCCAAGGGTTCGCATACTGAACCACAATAGCAAAAATGCAGTATAAAAAGGCATAAAAGATGAACTACAATCAACTCTGGTTAGACTTGGCTTAACAAAGTCTCATGTACTATTCTCTAACATAGTAGGCAGAATCAATTACAgtgtgaggaaaataagtatttgaactcCCTGAGATTTGCAAGTTTTCCCACTCaaagaaatcatggaggggtctgaaattttcattttaggtgcatgtccactgtgagagaaataatctaaaaaaatccagaaatcacaatgtatgatttttaaataatttatttgtgtattACTGCagtaaataagtatttgaatacCTGGCAATAAACAAaaattctggccctcaaagacctgttagtccGCCTTTAAAAAGTCCACCTCCGTTCCACTAATTATTAtaaattagaagcacctgtttgaggttgttggctgcataaagacacctgcccaccccacacaatcagtaagacaccaactactaacatggcaaagaccaaagagctgtccaaagacaccagagacTAAATTGTAAACCTCCACAAGGCTGGAAAGGGTTACAGGGCAAttgccaagcagcttggtgaaaaaagatcaactgttggagcaattattagaaaatggagGATGCTAAATATGACTGTCAATCTCCCTCGGACTGTGGCTCCATGGAAGATCTCACATCGTGGTGTAGCAATGATCCTAAGAAAGTTGAGGaatcagcccagaactacacgggaggagctggtcaatgacctgaagagagctggtgCCACTGTCTgatgagaccaaaatagaaCTTTTTTGGTCTTAATTTCACTcgccgtgtttggaggacaaagaATGATGAGTACATCCCAAAACACCATCCCTACTGTGAAACATAGaggtggaagcatcatgctttggggtgtttttctgcacatgggaccggatgactgcactgtattaaggagaggatgacTGGGgacatgtattgtgagattttggggaacagcctccttccctcagttagACCATTGAAAGTGGTCATGGCTGGGTCtgtcaacatgacaatgacctaAAGCATACAGccaggataaccaaggagtggctccGTAAGATGCATATCAATgctctggagtggcctagccagtctccagacctaaaccctatagaaaGTTTTTAGAGGGAGCTCAAACCGTGTTTCTCAGTgacagcccagaaacctggctgatctggagaagatctgtgtggaggaatgggccaaaatccctgctgcagtgtgtgcaaacctggtgaaaaactacaggaaacatttgacctctgtaattgcacatggctactgtaccaaatattaacattgattttcataggtgttcaaatacttatttgcagcagtaaaacaaaacaaaaaatccagaaatcacaatgtacaaatttttttttttttttttttttttttttttttttagaaaaaagtggacatgcacctaagatgaaaatttcagaccccttcATGATTTCTTGGTGGGAGAACTTGCAGTCGCAGgttgttcaaatacttattttcctcactgtatcatTAAAGAAATTGGTAAATCAGCTACATACTTTAGCTACCAGGGGCACTTCTGGTCCTGTAAGCAGAAAGAAGGCTTTCCTAAGATCAACGAACACACCACAGCAAAGTCGCTCCAGCCCGTCACGGTCTATTTCTCCTGGAATGCAAAAGATCATGAGTTCATGGAATGATAACCAGATAACCAAAACCACTGTGGCCCCGTTTTGTATGCTGGTCTTACCGACGTCCAGGCAGAACTCCGGCTCGGAGGTCTCCGTGCAGCCAATGAGAACCGCTTCACTGACAAGCTGTGTATCTTTTCCGAGCTCCTCCAAAATTCTCTCAACATCTTCAAAACGAATCGTTATGAATAATCATAAAGCCAGGAAAGTAACTTAAAATGCCAAAAAAGGCTGGATTACTATATCAGTGTAGTGGCAATGTACAGGGGGTTGTATCTTTATACCTGGAGTATCAAAACGTGCCAGTTTGTGCACTCCGTTGCTGTCCTGCAACAGAGGCGCGAGCTTGTGATAGAGCAGCAGGCTTCCAGACCTCAGCGCGTGCCGACACGCTTCATCGTCCTCTTTAAGCTTCATCACATATCTGAACCAAGACCACACGTGACTCAGATTGCACTAATTAAGTTGAGCGGCGTTATTATCGTTATAGTATCCATGGTCATGTATGTTATAAGCAGGGTGATCAGACCTCACGCGGGAAGTGTTGGAACAGGGTCGACAGAACACCAGCTTAGGGGCGAACACGTACTTCAACGCCTGCATGTTTCGGTACCTAAAGGTTGTATTCCACAGGAGGCGTTAGAAGCTCACCGGTAGGAAACGGAGCTGAAATGTGCATGTTTACGTTTTGCATTCATAGTTCATAACTTACAAAACACTCGCTGTTTTTTTCTTGTCTGAAAGCGAATGGCTGTGATCTCACGGAGACCTTCGGCACGAAAGACGTGAAGCTGGTTGCAGTCAAAGACGTCTGGTGTCTTATAATTCTCGACGGTCATGAACAAGCTTTTGCTCCCTTTGTATTCTTGTTTGGCGTCCTAAAACACGTTTTATCTATATTTATAAATCACGTCCCACACCGAGCACCAACATACCCCCTGGCACGAAGGCAACCCTTCGTTCAACGTCATCGGCGAACAAGGCCGACAAAGCACGGCGATTGAAAAGGAAGACAGCGACCCCTGTTGTTTGTAATGGTCCAGTGCACAGTAAAAAGAGACTAATGCTTACTTTTTTAATTGACCAAACAGGTTATAAGGACGATCAGAAGAACATATGACAAATGTTCTGCTACAGTTACAGTTTAAATCCACGAGCATTTTGGAGACTTGCATGAATGATTTAATAAATCCCAAACTATGCTTGGAGTTCAATGGTCATGAAATAAGGAGGTATCAAAAGTGGTTTGTCCACGCGGTCAAAAACCAGTTGCAGGATGGCGTGGTGTACGTATCTAAAGTGCATATACACATATGTGCCACGAGATGGCGCCACTAAGCACATTGTGAGGCTGTCCTCTGCACAAGCGCTTGTAGGCTATAAACTGGAGTAAGCGGCCGGGAAACGTTTATCGATCGTGTTAGTAAACCAGAAGAAGATACGGTAAGTGCGCCGATACCTGTGCGGTGCGTTAAAACCTCCGTACTGCGGCTCAGAGTGCTCAGTAGCGGAGCTGCTCGGCTATATTTGGACCCTGGACGTGTCCTCATCTGGACTCTTCGGTGGCATAGACATGGCTTTCCCGTTTGTTGTTGTGATCCACTGCTGCTCAAAGTAGACGAGAGATGTTGCCTTTAAAACCTTTTAACACGGTGTCTCCCCGTTTGTGCTTTTAATCTTTGGCTCtggttgtttttatttgttaataCTATACGCGACTAACGAAGCCACCGCCGCTCCGATGTACTCGTTTCTATGGCTTGATGGAAAAGTTTACATTTGGAAGCTGTTTTAATGTGAATTCGTATTGCAGTTAAAGAGTAGTAGACGCGAGGCAGGCGAGGGCAGGTCACTGTATGTAATGTCTGTGCAGTTACTTCTCCAATTGCGAAAAGTGGTCTCATTTTCAGAGAATGGACCACACTGACCacatttatttgtaaaacaCACTATACGTACTAACGCAGGCCACTGGTGATCATGTGGGGAGAGAGTTGCATTTCTCCCAGTGGTACAGTGGTGGCGGGCCGAAGAAGCACCGAGATGTGTTCTGCTGAGGGAGGGCGTGTACGTGGCAGCCCCCCCACACGCGTTTCACATCCTAGGGCAAAATGCACTAACTATGTATGTACCTGCATTCGCCTGTGTCTCCCCGACCACATGGGAAGTTATTCCAGTTATTTTGCGTGAAGAATACCCGTCGTTTCACATTGCTGTCAATGGCTCCTTTATTCTATTGCTCTTGGTCTTATGTGTTTGCTGTTTAATGGAACAGTTTATCAACTGTATTTCTAAGTATGTTGGTGAACACTAGATCCTGTTACGCGGACGCATTTCTGCGCATTATCTGATCCGGTGGGTTCTTGTATCGTGAGCCGGCGACGTTTTGGCCAGTCTCGTCCCGGGCTTTCTGCTGGGGGATTATAGGCTGACTGGCTGAACATGCCCTTACTAGCAGCATGACCCCATCACCAGTGGCGCCTACGGCAACACTTTCCTTTCAGACACAGGAGTTGTACAGAAGGCTGCCTATCTAGTTTGAGATTTTACCGCGATATTAATGGCTCACTGCGATATTAAGTGAGGTGACGCTTGTATTTCTCAGTCCAGATTGCAGATTACAGATTAACACTGCATCTTCCTGTTTTCTCATGTCATTAGCTGGTTTAGCTATACACTGTATCTGACAGAGACCTTAATATATTTTGTTGCCTTGTTGGAAAGAAATTCACTTGCAGCCCTggttttatttcacatcttagTCCATTGTGAGTTTAGTTGCAGGCCATGTGTGAATCCAGGCTAGGGTCTGGCCTCTTCCAGAGATGTCCACCTCTTTCCCTGCTGATCTTCTCAATCTGAGCGGAAGTGCTATGCTAGTGTGGAACATCCCACATTCCTGTGGACTCACTTAATGCTACAGCTGTTAGTTCTGATGAGACAGATCAAAACATCCAGTGAAAACTAGCAGACTCTCACATAAGCACACTGTGCAGGGGTGTCAtgctttggagagagagaagtcagCCAACAAGCAGCTTCTTGTTTATGATTGGCCCTGCCAAAGATTGTTGTCCCACCTTCTTCCTGTAGCCTTGTTTCTTCATACAGTTCATGTGATCCAAGTCCCAATTTATGCAAGACTTCCGTCCACAGGGCAAAACTCTTCAGTTTCTGTGGGGAAAAGAACAAAAACCTTACATATCTGCTCTAGATATCACATGTTAATTTCACAAAGATCTGATCTAATTTTTAAAGGGGCTGGGTTGGTAAAGGCAAATGGTGTTTTATTCTATGAACAAATACAAGTCAGAGTGGGACACACGGATGTAGGGGTGGGATGATTAAGTTGGTTAATAATTGTGGACAGAATggatggatgtgggtgtggttaattggtgtgggtggggttacGCTGACACAGGGCAGGTGGCCACACCCCAGCTGACCAGGACTGGCAGGATCTCCACTCAGTGACTCATTACAATGTCCAGTTGCAGGAGTGAATGGATCAGTCACTAACCTTCAGGTTTCACTTGTGCTGTCTGTGAACAACCTGCTATATTTGTCTCACATGGAGCACTTAACCTTTGTCACAAAACACTGTAAAACAAAGTAGGAAAAACTCTGCAAGTGTAAGAAGGTAGTAAggatccgtgtgtgtgtgtgtgtgtgtgtgtgtgtgtgcgtgtgtgtgtagatggagtTTAGAAGTGTGTGGTGCGTGCTGCTGTTCAGCTGTGTTCTCCCTGACTGCTCCGCCCACAATGACTTCTTCACATCCATCGGTGAGTCCCTCCCTCTCAATGTCCAAGCCCCTCCCTCCATGTccaagcccctccctctctctatgtGCAAAATCCATGGCTGTTTAGTTTTTCCTAAACGTGTCCACCCTTCTGCATGTCCAGGCCAGATGACTGATCTGCTGTTTACGGAGAAGGACCTGGTCAAGTCTCTGAAAGACTACATCAAAGCAGAGGAGAGCAAACTGGAGAAGGTTAAACGGTCAGACACCCTGGATTTCTGCACACACCGCCAGTCAGATTAAGCCTAGCTCAGTTAATTAgatcagggatgggcaactggcgacCCGGGGGCCGC
Coding sequences within:
- the nudt13 gene encoding NAD(P)H pyrophosphatase NUDT13, mitochondrial, which gives rise to MQALKYVFAPKLVFCRPCSNTSRVRYVMKLKEDDEACRHALRSGSLLLYHKLAPLLQDSNGVHKLARFDTPDVERILEELGKDTQLVSEAVLIGCTETSEPEFCLDVGEIDRDGLERLCCGVFVDLRKAFFLLTGPEVPLVAKGQALLRWHQTHGFCSATGQPTVRNQSGSQRVCPGSGITYYPQMAPVVIVLVSDGSRCLLVRQSSFPPGMYSALAGFCDIGETLEEALQRELAEEVGLEAETLRYSASQHWPLPQSSFMVACHATVSPHKTRVSLDKVELEDARWCTAEEIRAALTITKPPRNPKAQPPGFWVPPAYAIANQLIREWADDQLAKQE
- the dnajc9 gene encoding dnaJ homolog subfamily C member 9 isoform X2, giving the protein MGLLEQCEELFKNSNLYEVLGVTKGASDAEVRRGYYKLSLQVHPDRAQGDDQATTKFQVLGKVYAVLSDKEQRLVYDEQGVVDEETDCLSQDRDWEEHWRRLFPKITLQDILDFEKQYKGSEEEEEDLRRLYTLHEGDMDRIMEAALCCGHDDEPRIRLVLQRAVDAQELPAYKAFTHESNKKAANRKRKAEKERREAEALQKEMGLNAEDSLVAMIQQRQKSKEKGFNSFISDLEAKYCKKTSKGTKAKKK
- the dnajc9 gene encoding dnaJ homolog subfamily C member 9 isoform X1, with the protein product MIIYAATADMGLLEQCEELFKNSNLYEVLGVTKGASDAEVRRGYYKLSLQVHPDRAQGDDQATTKFQVLGKVYAVLSDKEQRLVYDEQGVVDEETDCLSQDRDWEEHWRRLFPKITLQDILDFEKQYKGSEEEEEDLRRLYTLHEGDMDRIMEAALCCGHDDEPRIRLVLQRAVDAQELPAYKAFTHESNKKAANRKRKAEKERREAEALQKEMGLNAEDSLVAMIQQRQKSKEKGFNSFISDLEAKYCKKTSKGTKAKKK